One Candidatus Schekmanbacteria bacterium DNA segment encodes these proteins:
- a CDS encoding alpha-hydroxy-acid oxidizing protein: protein MLCTDIRKESMVNIIKTPSRFKNRIGKFAVHRSERCTSCGKCVTVCPYSVFVKAGDKMLRPKSYLCSGLKCAESEKGCVKNCPAGALSVAVNPNYKVLGDYRWTPDLIVSTWYQAETGELPYMEIESDSGNSGGGLDRIRIKARPKESIDPKKVDMRINLNKRNDGRPSLIIDMPIYGGGMSFGSISESTMIGRAKNAAAWNTLTCTGEGGYPEALHPYDNHVITQVATGLFGVREETIQRVRMVEFKYAQGAKPGLGGHLLGDKVTEAVARMRESVKGNPLFSPFPFHSVYSIEDHKKHVDWIKHINPKTLVSTKVSTPTDVEMVAVGSYYAGAHVIHIDGSYGGTGAAPEIAKKNIAMPIDYAINKTHRFLTQEGIRDKITLIASGGLRTAHDIFKAIALGADGVVIGTSEMVALECLRCKNCESGRGCARGIATTDPLLGVMFSVDWAFQRMYNLYASFDKQLRKLVAAAGCSSVTEVVGRTELLLHLDYENNENKDKDG from the coding sequence ATGTTATGCACCGATATTCGGAAAGAGAGTATGGTAAACATCATAAAAACCCCATCCCGTTTTAAAAACCGCATCGGCAAATTCGCCGTTCACCGGTCCGAGCGCTGCACAAGCTGCGGGAAATGTGTAACAGTATGTCCTTACAGCGTATTTGTAAAAGCAGGGGATAAAATGCTGCGCCCTAAATCCTACTTGTGCTCAGGTTTAAAGTGCGCGGAGTCGGAAAAAGGCTGTGTAAAAAACTGCCCTGCAGGCGCCCTTTCAGTTGCAGTCAATCCAAATTATAAAGTATTGGGTGATTACCGTTGGACGCCAGACCTTATTGTCTCCACCTGGTACCAGGCTGAAACAGGCGAATTACCCTATATGGAAATTGAGTCCGACAGCGGGAATTCCGGCGGCGGATTGGATAGGATAAGGATAAAAGCGCGGCCGAAGGAATCAATAGATCCTAAAAAAGTCGATATGCGGATCAACCTTAATAAAAGAAACGACGGCCGGCCAAGCCTCATTATAGATATGCCCATTTACGGGGGCGGAATGTCATTCGGTTCCATAAGCGAAAGCACCATGATCGGCCGCGCCAAAAACGCAGCCGCATGGAACACCCTTACCTGCACAGGCGAAGGAGGGTATCCCGAGGCCCTTCACCCGTACGATAATCATGTTATTACACAGGTTGCAACCGGGCTTTTTGGGGTAAGAGAAGAAACCATCCAGCGGGTACGCATGGTGGAATTCAAATATGCGCAGGGTGCAAAACCGGGTCTCGGCGGACACCTCCTTGGAGACAAAGTCACCGAAGCGGTCGCAAGAATGCGCGAGTCCGTCAAAGGAAACCCGCTTTTTTCTCCTTTTCCTTTTCATTCGGTCTATTCAATTGAAGACCACAAGAAACATGTGGACTGGATCAAGCACATAAACCCAAAAACTCTGGTTTCCACCAAAGTATCAACGCCTACAGATGTAGAAATGGTAGCCGTGGGCAGTTATTATGCCGGAGCGCATGTCATTCATATAGACGGAAGCTATGGCGGCACCGGTGCAGCACCGGAAATTGCTAAAAAAAATATCGCCATGCCTATAGATTATGCCATAAATAAAACTCACCGTTTTCTGACGCAGGAAGGCATAAGAGATAAAATAACGCTTATCGCCTCAGGAGGATTAAGAACCGCACATGATATTTTCAAGGCAATCGCCCTGGGTGCAGACGGTGTTGTAATAGGCACTTCAGAAATGGTCGCACTGGAATGCCTGCGCTGTAAAAACTGTGAGAGCGGACGCGGATGTGCGCGCGGGATTGCAACCACAGACCCATTATTAGGCGTTATGTTCAGCGTTGATTGGGCTTTTCAGCGGATGTATAATTTATATGCTTCCTTCGATAAGCAGTTGAGGAAACTTGTCGCTGCGGCAGGCTGCAGCTCAGTTACAGAGGTTGTCGGGCGGACAGAGCTGCTGCTGCACCTTGACTATGAAAACAATGAAAACAAGGATAAAGATGGATAA